A genomic window from Fundidesulfovibrio magnetotacticus includes:
- a CDS encoding sirohydrochlorin cobaltochelatase produces MQSFVHHPRRAAALALCFVLLALAPLALAHGGPKPERVGILLAAFGTTVPKADLAYRNLQKKFEAAFPGVDIRLCYTSSMVRHKLADGKKPVKFDSPAEALAKMADEGFTKVVVQSLQTIPGEEFHALSETARAFSGMPKGMDKVVTGWPLLATADDVEKTARALAALAPAGRRPGEALVFLGHGTKHPANIYYPGLQWSLWKADPLAFVGTVEGVPSQEDVLAALKERGVKKAWLLPLLAVAGDHARNDMAGDEDGSWKSALARAGIEAVPVLKGTADADALAAVWIDHARQALERLR; encoded by the coding sequence ATGCAGTCTTTCGTTCATCACCCGCGCCGCGCGGCGGCCCTGGCCCTGTGCTTCGTCCTCCTGGCCCTGGCGCCCCTGGCCTTGGCCCATGGAGGGCCGAAACCCGAGCGCGTCGGCATCCTTCTGGCGGCTTTCGGCACCACGGTCCCCAAGGCCGACCTGGCCTACAGGAACCTCCAGAAGAAGTTCGAGGCCGCCTTCCCCGGGGTGGACATCCGCCTGTGCTACACGTCCTCCATGGTGCGCCACAAGCTGGCCGATGGCAAAAAGCCCGTGAAGTTCGACTCCCCGGCCGAGGCCCTGGCCAAAATGGCGGACGAGGGCTTCACCAAGGTCGTGGTGCAGTCGCTCCAGACCATCCCCGGCGAGGAGTTCCATGCACTCTCCGAGACGGCGCGGGCCTTCTCCGGCATGCCAAAGGGCATGGACAAGGTGGTGACGGGCTGGCCCTTGCTGGCCACGGCCGACGACGTGGAGAAGACCGCCCGGGCCCTGGCGGCCCTGGCGCCCGCCGGGCGCAGGCCCGGAGAGGCCCTGGTGTTTCTGGGGCACGGCACCAAGCACCCGGCCAACATCTACTACCCGGGCCTGCAGTGGAGCCTGTGGAAGGCCGACCCCCTGGCCTTCGTGGGCACGGTGGAGGGAGTTCCCTCGCAGGAGGACGTGCTGGCCGCCCTCAAGGAGCGCGGCGTGAAGAAGGCCTGGCTCCTGCCGCTCCTGGCCGTGGCCGGAGACCACGCCCGCAACGACATGGCGGGTGACGAGGACGGCTCCTGGAAGTCCGCGCTGGCCCGAGCGGGCATCGAGGCCGTTCCCGTGCTCAAGGGCACGGCCGACGCCGACGCCCTGGCCGCCGTCTGGATCGACCACGCCCGGCAGGCCCTGGAGCGCCTGCGCTAG